Part of the Phalacrocorax carbo chromosome 9, bPhaCar2.1, whole genome shotgun sequence genome is shown below.
atggccctcaggaggattcgttccataactttcccagggattaaagtaaggctgatgggcctgtagttacccgGCCTATAGTTACCAAcactaattctttttcttctccccataTTAAATGGAACTTGCATGCCATTCTCCTCACCAGCATCAATCTTTTGGTTAGTTCACTTACATATCTCTGTATGCCTCTGTCTGTTCGCAGTTTGCACACAAACTTCATAATTTGTTAAAATTTGGCACATTGCAGAGCTTTTGCCTCTTTTGACTCTTAAGCCAGTCACACACTAAATGCCTAAAGTGGTTTTGGCATCAGAAGTCTAAGCAAGACTTGACAGACCTACTATAGTTGACAGACACAGGTCTCCTGCTTCCTGCATAATAATCTGCAGGCACCGCATGCTAGAATAGATACTATTTGCATGATGGAATATGAGTGTAGTCAccatcctcttttctttttcagctcagAAGAGCTGGTAAAAGCATCACTAATATCAGTTGTACTTTTAGGGAAGTAACAGAAGGCATTCCAACTCAAGCATAGGTAAGGTTTTTTGGTAACTGGACTTGTGTAAGTTTTGAGGCTGCAGTTTCCTCATGGCCAGCAAAAGCGCTCTTAATACTACATCCTGAAAAGTTGCAGGACCGATTTATGCTCTGCATAAATCAATCTCAAAGGACCACCCTATTTTATTAATGTtagtgatttttgctcctgtcTGTTTTCCAATTTGCCAAAACATTCATGATAAGTAAAGGCACGATACAGCAGTTATTCTGACTGACTTCTATTTACTGGTTGGGCTGTGCATACAAAACAACACATACAGGGATGTCCTCATGGGATCATTTCAGAACTATAATCTTTGGTTAGCTTGAAACAGAAGAATTTACAAGTAGTACAGAGAATTTTTTCATAAGGCTTATCTCTCTAATCTCTTTCCCCCCATTCTTTAACCAAGTATTCCATGAGTGTTGTTGATGAAGCTATACAATAGCGTTCTTGTGACTTGCAGCTGTGTTTTTCAAATGAATATTTGTCTTGGATTCTCCGTGGAATCTCTCAGCAGCTTTTATTGATGTTTCTTGGTAAACGTTAAACACTACATCAATTCTTTGACTTTCTGCACCATCATGTACTGCTGATAACCAGGTATTTGTTAACTTTGTTTATTCATTGGATCATACTCATTCCATCAGTGACAGATGGCCTGCCATGGTTTCTGTACAATTTGCATTCTGCACGGTCCCTCTACCAAAGTTGCCTGCTTTGTTCTTCAAAGTGATCTATCCAATGTTGTCAGCGTGTAACAAATAAGACGTACTGAGTATGCTGGCTTGCAGCAACAGtctttagttgttttttttttaaatgcttgtctGTTTTGAATATGATTATCATCTAGAGATCCTTgcattttctgctcttctggGCACTGAAAACATTCTGACCTTCTCACTGGAAGTCCATTCATGAAATTCTTGCATGAAAGAACCACTCTGGAGACAACTCTTAAAATAACTGCAGGTCTGCTCACCTACTTTATGCGCTTTTGGGAGGTCATCAATATCATCCGGCAGGGCTGGCTGATAAACTGACAAGATCTATTGGTCATTATCGATTGGCTTTATCTTAAGAATTTCAAGCAAAACTTCAATACCTTGAAGTACTGAAGTAGTAACAATGCTATAGTTGCTATTTACCTCTTTCAATAGGAAATTTCTAAAGCCCTGTATAAAAGGGATCGTTAGCTTATTTTTGTGATGAGAAAATCAAGTTGCTGAGTGGAGAAGTGATTTCTCTGGGTAGCCAGCAAGCTGGGGTCAGACCCTGTTTCTGCAGACCATACCTCAATGGTACCAAAACTCTCTCAGTACAGCATACGGATGAAATCTGCTGCTAAACATCATTCCGCTTTTAACAGTGTATGTAGAGTTAACCTGGAGATCTTCGGCTGTTTCATGCCTCTCAGCTACCTTATACTAATACTTTGATGGTGAGCAGCAAGACAGTATTCAGCTGCAAATTAAATCTCTTCAGATTAAATTGATTTGAAACTAAATCCCTTTAACCCCCTGGAGTCTGGGTGGACTTCTGTGGTTGAGCTATCTAGTGGAAAGAAAGTGAGGTCCTTCTTCTTTCCACCTCTGCAGCACATTCCTGTCATCTCCCTTACATAGTGTTTTTAATTTAACCCTATTCATTTCACCCTATCCATTTATCTTTCAGAAATTGCTCATCATGGGGTCAGATGAgcactgctgctggagaaggaagTGGCAGAACCAGATAGTCAGAGTCAAGAAAGAAGAGAGTAGAAAAAGCCCTTTGGTAGCAGCCACATTACAGTAACACAGCTACAGCATGAAACTATACCTTGAAAGtgtcttttttattgttaacaTAAGATGATCTAACTCTGTGCTGCTAATCTTACCCTCATTGCACATTCCTAACTCCTTCCTTATTTTGGCTCTAGCAATTCTGTGATGAGTTGGATCAGCCTGGCTGCTGATCAACAGTTGGCTTACCTGAGAACCCAtcatttctttgtgtgtgttaGCTTTCAAGTGGATCTGACTCACCCTTCGGTTGTATGATTACTTGAACTGATCCAAGGGAGATAATGGAAATACTTACCTGAAGACAGAGGAGAGGTCAAAGCCCTTTTTTACAGTTGGAGATCAGTCTTAGATTAGTTTCAGTCAATCATGAGGCTGTAGTTAAGACAAACTCTTTAaaccctgcctccctgcccagcgAAAGCAATCCTTTCCAACCTTATGCCACTTCCTTCTGTCATTGATCTGGTTCACTGTGCAACACAGCTGGTTGTAGTTGCACGCTGATCAGAACAATGAAGTGAGTTATCTGACAACCAGATTTTCAGGTTAACATTTCAGGTCAActccccagcctggctctgTGTGCAGATGGCAGTTTAGAGGCTGGtgcagagctggaaggatgGCGGTACAGCCTCCTTCAGGGGCAGCGTGGCCTTGTCAGGAAGCACCGAAGTACAGCCGCACACTTGTATTTGCTGTCTCTTAACTGACTTGCCCATGGGACCCTCCCAGCAGGGTTTAGCAGCCCCATCTGACCAGGCCTCCAGGAGCTGGTGCGCTGGCAGTAACCTGCGGACAAAGCCGTCCAGGGCGCGGGCAAAGGAGCCTGTGAACGTACCCAGGGTGGCGGCACCCTATTTTGGCCGCCCCGTTGTGGCGGCTCTCAGCGGGTGGCCATCACCCCCGCCACAGGGCGCCGCCCCAGCGCACACCGGCACACCTCCGCCTCCCGCTTGGCGCCTCGGGCGGTGCCTGTTCCCACCCCAGGCGCTGCCAGGTCCAGGCACCCCCGTACGGAGGCGACGGCTCCCAGCGGGCCCGAAAAGCACCTCCGCGCAGCACCACCCGGCGCCCGACCCCgaccccctcctcttccctgctcgccccccctcccgccgccaTCTTGAGAGACACACCCTCCCGATCCGGGGGGCGGGCCCCGCCTCACTGCAGGCCCCGCCCTGTAGGGCCCCGCCCGCGGGCAGGCAGCCCCGCGCCTGCGCAGACGCGCGATAAACAGGCGCCTCCGCTCCTCCCCCTTACGCTGGTTGCGTGGCCGCCTCTGCGCAGCGCCGCGCgagcgccggcagcggcggcggctgcgcAGTGGCGCTACATCCGGGCACTGGAGCAGGATGAATGCTCCTTTCCAAGATGGCGgcggagggaggagggaaggagatgaACGAGATTAAGACCCAGTTCACCACCCGGGAGGGGCTGTACAAGCTGCTGAGCCACTCGGAGTACAGCCGGCCTAACCGGGTGCCCTTCAACTCGCAGGGCTCCAACCCGGTCCGCGTTTCATTCGTCAACGTCAACGACCAGAGCGGCAACGGGGACCGGCTCTGCTTCAATGTGGGCCGGGAGCTCTACTTCTACATCTACAAGGGGGTCCGCAAGGTACCGGGGCTCGGccgctgggctggggggagcagcggggtccccgcgccgcccgccaGGGGTCGGTCGGTGGGCTGTGCgagccccgccgcggggggcgCGCCgtgggcggggggcagcggccgccccccccgggccgccccTCCGTTGGGCCCCCGCGGCGGCTGGGGGCTGGCGGCTGCCCGGTTGGGGCCCGCTCGTGGCCGGGTTTCAGTTGCTCTCTCGATTAATTGGTCCGTGGGGGGGCAGTGAAGGGGGGAGCGCAGGCCCGGCTGGCGCTGTGTGAGGGACTGGCGCGCCGGCCCGCTGCTAGCGGGGTGCGTCAGGTACGGTGTCACCAACCGTAGGTGTGTGTGAGGGGCCCGCTGGAGGGGTGGGGCAGCCTGGGCCCTCCTTGGCGTGCAGGAATGAGGGTTGGCTTCCCATTGCGAGGCAACCCTGGGCCTCCTTCAcctgctgctctggggctgaGTTTGCTGGACACTAATGCCTGGTGTGATCATGGTGGTGTCAGATCCCAGCTTCCAGGATCTTTCTAGCTTTCACTGAATGGCTGCAGCATTCACTGTAATTTTAGGCCTTTATTGTGACTTTGAAACATGGACTGATTTTAGGATTGTTTCTAACTAGGAGCAGTGCAATGAGCCAAGTTTTAAATGGTAGATAATTAACAGAGAGAAAGTtgcttttacagaaaagaacCATTGATACACTTGAGAGAGACTCTTTACCTATTTGATGTAGGGTGCATTTGATGTGCACACATTTGATCTCTCAGGTCACCATATTTATGAACAAACCTTTTCTACTTGTTGTTTCTTAAGGTTCTTGATTTTATGGGATTTAGAGAAGTATTCAGAATTTGTCATGCCAGGTGAATGTGTGTCACTCCTAATATATGTAACCACAGATACAATTATTGTCAGCTTTCTATTTGATGTTTCAAAAACTGGGTGTTCACTGTCTTACATGCTTGGGACTCAGCTGCCATAATGTGAGTACCTTGAAATCTCCCTGCGCTTAGCCTACCACTCAGCATGGGATGGAGGCACAGAGAACTAGTGACGTACACAGGGTTGTGCAGGAAGCTTGTAGATGAGCAAGGAATTATACCTGAATCTACTATGTCCTAAGCTAGTGCCGTATCACTCCTCTGTATAAAATGTAAGGACAGACTGGAGTATAAAGCCTATGTGGTTATCTGTGGACTGACTTAACAGATCTGGTATATCCTGTataattaaatagaaaagtGTGCATATGGCTTTTAGTTTCACCCTTTAATGAATTTAATAATctaattatgttttaaataatacttGGACAATAGTTTCTTTAAGTAAGGGATGAGTATTTTGTATCAAACAGTATTTGCTATTTATAAGCAGTTGTTGCCTTTACTATGTAGAAGGTAACGTGGGTGGCAATATCTCTGAAAATCTGTATCCTAAATTATTGTCATGTTTGGGTTCTGATAtctcatgtttgtttttattttccatacaaAGTAACTGCAGAGTTCTCTCACTTAGACTACAGAGCAGGCCTTTAGTACTAGTTTAGTAATAGTACATGTGATTCTTGCAAGTTGTCTTAGTCATCTCTTGCcacacttctgaaaaataaaaatctgaagcCTGCAACTTAATTGAAAATAATGAACTGAATAACTTtttcaaattataaaaatagctttgagctgggtattttaatttcttttttattttttggatgCTAAAATCTGCTGGTGTGATACACAGTAACTGAGGTGAATTTAGTTTGTCAGGTTGTTAACAGGTACACCTCAAAGCTCACAAGTTAGgtgttaaaatacttttttctgagTGATATAAAACACAGACATTGTtagaacagaattaattttaattacctTTTACAATGttaacaatttaaaatacactgtATATTCTATATGTATAATGTAGTAATTTTAGTAAAGGGAACCTAGAGAAAGAGCTGAACTAAATTGACACACAGTTaaggaaaatgctttaaagGAGAATGGAGAAGATGCTCTGTCTTAAACTTATACTACTACTTCTTTGGAATTTGTTTTGAAGCTATTGGTTGGAAGTCATTATTTTGTCCATGTACAAAGTTGACATAGGAACAAACTAACAGTCCTTCAACTGGTTATTTGAGTTTTCAGAATCAAAGGTTCTATCTTCTGGCTATTATAAAAGGGAGAGAGCTATTGCTACCTGAATTGACAGTACGTAATTCTGCCTTAAACTGGACAAACTATCAACCGCTGCGTGTCTTCCAGTTcttgggagcaggaggaagagagggaccTTATCTGTTGAAGTTTAAACCTATCTCTGATCCTCTGCATAATACAGATGctaataactgaaattttaactgTTAGTTTGTAGTTAAGTATCCCTTTTAAAGTAATTAGGGAATTTTTTTAgattataatttttgttttggcaAAGTTATATTAGAATATTACATTGAGTTGAATTTTGTGAAGCTATGCTGTGGGCATATATCAGGTAGCTATGATTTTTtgtctttatcttttttaagGTCTGATTCTCTTCTTGCTAAGAAAATGCTATATTTTTACTAAAATGAGTGAAAGAACCACAGGGACTTCATTTTAAGTAACTGTTAAATACTGAGAATTCGTTCATTGGTAATCCATTGCAGATTGGTACACATCAAGTGAGAGTCATGTTTAAGCTGTGAATGACACTTAGGAATAAATAATGTAATATTGAGTCAAAGATACCACTTGAAATTTCTTAAAATCAGTGATGCTAAGCTTTCTTCTTTTAGTTTTCCTTAAATCCTAAATATATTGTCTGCTCCGTATAGTTTGTAAGTCACCTTTTTAAGTAGACTGCTAATGTATGCATTCTGTTTAAGATGCTTAAcctatataaagaaaaaaatgtttccagggatgttTCTTTAACCTTGACCCTTCTTCCAAGTAACTTGGTTGAAAAGTTTCATCTAGTGTCCAGGACAGTTGTGTGGAGATTGGAGTGCTGATAGCCAATGATAATGGTTTGGTAGAGAGACAAGAGAGTTGGACAGCATGTCAAACTGTCGTTAGAGACTTCTTGAAGCAAAAAGGTATTTTCTCCCAATTTTGTTCTTTTACCCTTTAAAAAGGAAGCTGAGTTTTTACGGTTTTATTTTACCATTACCATGAAATGTTACCGTGTTTCCATATTTTCCCTGTCCTAGAAACACATCAGTTATGAGCCAGTGCATTGTTGTTTTTATAATGAAACTTAAGCAGCTCTCTTTTGTGTTAATAAGCAATGAAGGCTTCGAGAAAACggctgctttctgttttggatccactgaaaaaaagaaatgaaccTATAGTTTAGTAAGGAGAAATTAAACTGTGGTGGAATGAGCTGTGGTTTCTTCATTTATGTAGGTATATAATTATTCTCAACTGTACTGAGTGTTAGTGGGCTTTCCCTTTCAGTCCTCCTTAACTTTGGCTTTAAGGTTAGGAGTGTGCAGTGATCTCCTGTTAAACAGGAGGGGTAAATTTTAATGAACTCACCTGAACTAGTGACAGCTGAAAATTATGGTCTAGGGGTATAGTATCCTCTTGGCAGCACGCTCCTATCTCCTTGCTGTCTTTGGCAGTGCTCAACCTCTGGTTGAGCTAGTTCAGCTTGCTAAACCAGCAGCAAAATACTTGCTGTTTCTCTGGGCagactttttctttgtttggtgAGTTGAACTGTCTCATCTTGGGGTCAGATATTAGCAGGCACAGTGAGAGTAAAGAgggttggggggtgtgtggaGAGGGGAAGAACAAAACTAGCCCCTCCAGTGGCCTGGGCTGTCAGATCCACTGCCTTATGAGGTCTCACCTGAATAAAGCTTCAGCTTTAAGTCAGATTCAGAGTGAACTGTTCTTGGGGGATTGTTGACTATTCAATGAGTTATAGGTGTCACAGGAAGTCTTTACTATTATTTATGGGGTTTGCTTCTTCATGGAGTAGGGTTAAAAGGTAATAATTCAAAAGTTGTTCCTCAAACTATGATGCATTGATGCTTTGGATGGGTTGCcttttcagctgccttttgcAGCCCCAAATCTCATGAGAGAGTGTTGGGGTACTTTAATATGGTTTGTGGCTAGCTTTGCAAAATGATTTATTAGTTGATTCATTAGTTTTGAAAGGAGAGCACTATCTCCCTTGCCTTAGGAATGACTGACAAAGTCTCTCTAGATTGTTGCTGACATTAACTATAATGTTTGTTTCCCTTTCTACTAGGAATctcatataattttctttttaaaattgtgtgtatgatttttaatgtattattaCCTGTATTTGGTACAGGTTTCTGGGTTTCTGCAACTGTCACTGCAATACAGTCATATACAGGTACCTATTAGCAATAGTGTCACAAGGTGCACAGTTCCTAAGTTTTTACATAACACATTGGGAAGTTAGGAAATGTGAATGTGTACCTTATCTTATTACACTATGTTAAGCTTTTTGCATTGTATTTAAATTCTGAATATCTGCTCTCTCTGTTAGCGTGTGGCAGACTTGCCTACCATTagttacttcatttttttggaACCTGTTTCTCACAAAAAGAGGCTTTGTCTTCAGTTCTACCTTTTTCTGCAGGTACCTAAAGCAGCAGTCTGCCAATAACTATAGGATATTGTAGTTTGTTGTAATGGTATTGGGGTAGGAACATATGTAGGTGGTAAGCTCAGGTTGGCAGAGGCATGGAGGGCAGAATCTGTTGACTATCTTTTTAACCTTATGGGGAGCAAGTGGCTTAGAAATGTATTTGTACTAAGATGAAAGTAATCTTGTATCTCAACTGCTTTTATTAAGAGTTAGCATAGTGGCAGTTCCTGGTTGTCAGTAAAAATACTGATGATGAGTATGATTTCTTCCTTTGTAGTTCTCTAAATTACCTGGCTTGATACTGGAGTCTTAGTCCAGTTGGCAAGTGTTATCCTTGGTCTGGTGACTTTCATTCTGTAGACAGTTCATCTAGGATCTTGGCTCAACAACGGAATGGTAAGG
Proteins encoded:
- the WDR20 gene encoding WD repeat-containing protein 20 isoform X4 — encoded protein: MLLSKMAAEGGGKEMNEIKTQFTTREGLYKLLSHSEYSRPNRVPFNSQGSNPVRVSFVNVNDQSGNGDRLCFNVGRELYFYIYKGVRKAADLSKPIDKRIYKGTQPTCHDFNHLTATAESVSLLVGFSAGQVQLIDPIKKETSKLFNEEGLLSSQNQANSPSGTVV